A stretch of bacterium DNA encodes these proteins:
- a CDS encoding isocitrate/isopropylmalate family dehydrogenase: MEFKAVKIPAGDLIEVRDGKLAIGDKPIIGVLRGDGIGLDITPVMERVVDAAVAKAYGGKRSIAWCPLYAGLEGLHHYGSEFPEETVEAIRHLKIAIKGPFTTPIGEETHVCLHCAHQQYHDGKCDGCGKDDGVCPRFRSINVRFRQHLDLYACVRPVRYFPGVPSPNKYADQVDFVIFRENTEDVYAGHDFERGSETALAVIDLIKKMTGRQIRLDSGIGIKPISEFGTTRLVRKALEWAVKNKLPSVTIVHKGNIMKFTEGSFAKWGYETAAREFPDDFVTEKKLWDELGGKLPAGKILLKDRIADSIFQQIQTRPGEYSVMALPNLNGDYMSDAAIALVGGLGLGPGANMSDEVALFEATHGTAPKYTGLDKVNPGSLILSAEMMLRHMQWTEAADLILHGTEKAITDGRVTYDLARLMQAEGRQDVVEVSCSGFGEAIVARM, from the coding sequence ATGGAGTTCAAGGCAGTCAAGATCCCCGCCGGCGACCTGATTGAGGTGCGCGACGGCAAACTGGCCATCGGCGACAAGCCCATCATCGGCGTCCTGCGCGGCGACGGCATCGGCCTGGACATCACCCCGGTGATGGAGCGGGTCGTCGACGCCGCGGTGGCCAAGGCCTACGGCGGCAAGCGCAGCATCGCCTGGTGCCCGCTGTACGCCGGGCTCGAGGGCCTGCACCACTACGGCAGCGAGTTCCCCGAGGAGACGGTCGAGGCCATCCGTCACCTGAAGATCGCCATCAAGGGGCCGTTCACCACGCCCATCGGCGAGGAGACCCACGTCTGCCTGCACTGCGCCCACCAGCAGTACCACGACGGCAAGTGCGACGGCTGCGGCAAGGACGACGGCGTCTGCCCGCGCTTCCGCTCGATCAACGTGCGCTTCCGCCAGCACCTGGACCTGTACGCCTGCGTGCGCCCGGTGCGCTACTTCCCCGGCGTGCCCAGCCCCAACAAGTACGCCGACCAGGTGGACTTCGTGATCTTCCGTGAGAACACCGAGGACGTGTACGCGGGCCACGACTTCGAGCGCGGCAGCGAGACGGCGCTCGCGGTCATCGACCTGATCAAGAAGATGACCGGCCGCCAGATCCGCCTGGACTCGGGCATCGGCATCAAGCCGATCTCGGAGTTCGGCACCACCCGGCTCGTGCGCAAGGCGCTCGAGTGGGCGGTCAAGAACAAGCTGCCGTCGGTGACGATCGTCCACAAGGGCAACATCATGAAGTTCACCGAGGGCAGCTTCGCGAAGTGGGGCTACGAGACGGCCGCGCGCGAGTTCCCCGACGACTTCGTCACCGAGAAGAAGCTCTGGGACGAGCTGGGCGGCAAGCTGCCCGCCGGCAAGATCCTGCTGAAGGACCGCATCGCCGACTCCATCTTCCAGCAGATCCAGACCCGGCCCGGCGAGTACAGCGTCATGGCGCTGCCCAACCTCAACGGCGACTACATGAGCGACGCCGCGATCGCCCTGGTCGGCGGCCTCGGCCTCGGGCCGGGCGCGAACATGAGCGACGAGGTGGCCCTGTTCGAAGCCACGCACGGCACCGCCCCGAAGTACACCGGTCTGGACAAGGTCAACCCCGGCTCGCTGATCCTGTCGGCCGAGATGATGCTGCGCCACATGCAGTGGACCGAGGCGGCCGACCTGATCCTGCACGGCACCGAGAAGGCCATCACCGACGGCCGCGTGACCTACGACCTGGCCCGCCTGATGCAGGCCGAGGGGCGCCAGGACGTCGTGGAGGTCAGCTGCAGCGGCTTCGGCGAAGCGATCGTCGCTCGCATGTAG